A DNA window from Leptolyngbya sp. KIOST-1 contains the following coding sequences:
- a CDS encoding putative selenate ABC transporter substrate-binding protein, with amino-acid sequence MVSVRRSWIVGVSSLLLLLPLGACGTSAPEQGSEAGTGGEATTSTIPLTAGAIPDQDPELLQRLYTKLADYLEAELGVPVEYKPVTDYAAAVTAFRVGDLDLVWFGALTGVQARLQLPGAEAIAQRDIDEQFHSIFIANANSGIEEIQDISDLAQLKGRTFTFGSESSTSGRLMPQAYLEQAGVDVENDFRGEVGFSGNHDAILKLVEAGTYEVGVLNEQVWLDRLAAGAVDTDKVVQIWRTPPYFNYHWVISPEVDERYGEGFSERVQAALLALDPAVPEHKEILDLFGAERFIVTTNENYAEIEAVGRKIGKIQ; translated from the coding sequence ATGGTGAGCGTTCGCCGTTCATGGATTGTGGGGGTGTCGAGCCTTTTGCTGCTGCTGCCCCTGGGGGCCTGTGGCACCTCAGCCCCAGAGCAGGGTTCAGAGGCAGGCACCGGAGGGGAAGCGACCACCAGCACCATTCCCCTCACCGCCGGGGCGATTCCCGATCAGGACCCGGAGCTGCTTCAGCGGCTCTACACCAAGCTGGCTGACTACCTGGAGGCCGAGCTGGGCGTGCCGGTGGAGTACAAGCCCGTAACCGACTATGCCGCCGCCGTCACCGCCTTTCGGGTGGGCGATCTGGATTTGGTGTGGTTTGGGGCGCTGACCGGGGTGCAGGCGCGCTTGCAGCTGCCGGGGGCCGAGGCGATCGCCCAGCGCGACATCGACGAACAGTTCCACAGCATCTTCATCGCCAACGCCAACAGCGGCATCGAAGAAATTCAAGACATCAGCGACCTGGCCCAGCTCAAGGGCCGCACCTTTACCTTTGGCAGTGAGTCGTCTACCTCCGGGCGGCTGATGCCCCAGGCCTACCTGGAGCAGGCCGGGGTCGATGTGGAGAACGACTTTCGCGGCGAGGTGGGCTTTTCGGGCAACCACGACGCCATTCTCAAGCTGGTGGAGGCAGGCACCTACGAGGTGGGCGTGCTGAACGAGCAGGTGTGGCTCGATCGCCTGGCCGCCGGGGCCGTCGACACCGACAAGGTGGTGCAAATCTGGCGCACTCCGCCCTACTTCAACTACCACTGGGTAATCAGCCCCGAGGTCGACGAGCGCTACGGCGAGGGGTTCTCGGAGCGGGTGCAGGCGGCGCTACTGGCCCTCGACCCGGCGGTGCCCGAGCACAAGGAGATTCTCGACCTGTTTGGGGCCGAGCGCTTCATCGTCACCACCAACGAAAACTACGCCGAGATCGAAGCCGTAGGCCGCAAGATCGGCAAAATTCAGTGA
- a CDS encoding phosphonate ABC transporter ATP-binding protein, whose protein sequence is MSPSPVFQLEGVSCRFGAVTALSDCSLAIAPGERVALIGPSGAGKSTLLSLLNGSQVPTTGRVTILGQDVSRLSARKRRRIQRLVGTVYQQHHLVGNLAVVHNVNAGHLGRWPLPRALWSLVWPQAVPTAAQALAQVGIVDKLYARTDRLSGGQQQRVALARVLVQDPAAILADEPISSVDPERSRALMDLLRQLNETTGKTLVISLHEVEFAVKYCDRIIGLRQGEVLFDTPSTQVSDAMLASLYHL, encoded by the coding sequence GTGAGCCCATCGCCCGTGTTTCAGCTGGAGGGGGTGAGCTGTCGCTTTGGGGCGGTAACGGCCCTGAGCGATTGCAGCCTGGCGATCGCCCCCGGTGAGCGAGTGGCGCTGATCGGCCCCAGCGGCGCGGGCAAAAGCACCCTGCTGAGCCTGCTCAACGGCAGCCAGGTGCCCACCACAGGCCGCGTCACAATTCTGGGGCAGGACGTCAGCCGCCTGAGCGCCAGAAAGCGACGGCGGATTCAGCGGCTGGTGGGCACGGTCTACCAGCAGCACCACCTGGTGGGCAACCTGGCGGTGGTCCACAACGTCAATGCCGGGCACCTGGGCCGCTGGCCGCTGCCCAGGGCGCTGTGGTCGCTGGTGTGGCCCCAGGCGGTGCCCACGGCAGCTCAGGCTTTGGCCCAGGTGGGCATTGTCGATAAGCTCTACGCCCGCACCGATCGCCTCTCGGGCGGACAGCAACAGCGGGTGGCCCTGGCGCGGGTGCTGGTGCAAGACCCCGCCGCCATCCTCGCCGATGAGCCGATTTCCAGCGTGGACCCGGAGCGATCGCGCGCCCTGATGGACCTGCTGCGCCAGCTGAACGAAACTACCGGCAAAACCCTGGTGATCAGCCTGCACGAAGTCGAGTTTGCGGTGAAGTACTGCGATCGCATCATCGGCCTGCGCCAGGGGGAGGTTCTCTTCGATACCCCATCCACCCAGGTCAGCGACGCTATGCTGGCCAGCCTTTACCACCTTTAG
- a CDS encoding endonuclease/exonuclease/phosphatase family protein, which yields MSVTEFFSVSPVYRPRMKIATWNLERALPQSVQAERQRQWFSRIDADIWILTETHLGITPGETHASVASSRPDRPSEEDERWVQIWARAGELVPLATTDEARTAAALLTLASGQQWVVYGTVLPWLGSSWQSHPAAQGQAFAAALSTQQTDWQRLRTTYPEAILTVAGDFNQDLNALHYYGSRRNKQALRQALDSVGLVCCTAGENDPVHQLINGQHSNIDHICISSEVATYFHQSFAWPHRLDDLRGLSDHFGVGVDLPEADFCDRDVAAKADRYV from the coding sequence ATGTCTGTTACAGAGTTTTTCTCTGTTTCACCCGTCTACCGGCCCAGAATGAAAATCGCCACCTGGAATCTTGAGCGTGCGCTCCCCCAATCGGTACAGGCTGAACGCCAGCGCCAATGGTTCAGCCGCATCGATGCCGACATTTGGATTTTGACAGAAACCCATCTGGGCATTACCCCTGGGGAAACCCACGCGTCGGTGGCCAGCAGCCGGCCCGACCGGCCCAGCGAAGAGGACGAGCGCTGGGTACAAATCTGGGCCAGGGCGGGCGAACTGGTGCCCCTGGCCACCACCGATGAAGCCCGTACCGCCGCCGCCCTGCTCACCCTGGCCAGTGGGCAGCAGTGGGTGGTGTATGGCACCGTGCTGCCCTGGCTGGGGAGTAGCTGGCAATCGCACCCTGCCGCCCAAGGGCAGGCCTTTGCCGCCGCCCTGTCCACCCAGCAGACCGACTGGCAACGGCTGCGGACCACCTACCCAGAGGCCATCCTCACGGTTGCCGGAGATTTCAATCAGGACCTGAATGCCCTGCACTACTACGGGTCACGCCGCAACAAACAGGCCCTGCGTCAGGCGCTAGACAGTGTGGGATTGGTTTGCTGTACCGCTGGAGAAAACGACCCGGTGCACCAGCTTATCAACGGGCAGCACTCCAACATTGACCACATCTGCATCAGTTCAGAGGTAGCGACGTACTTTCACCAGTCCTTTGCCTGGCCCCACCGTCTGGACGATCTGCGCGGCCTCTCCGATCACTTTGGGGTTGGGGTGGATTTACCAGAGGCAGATTTTTGTGATCGCGATGTTGCCGCCAAAGCAGACCGCTACGTCTGA
- the surE gene encoding 5'/3'-nucleotidase SurE: MTFILTNDDGIDAPGIAALREALTGHSTWVVAPDRHLSGCSHQMNRGGPIAIAQREEQAFAIGGTPADCARVGVSHLCPDATWVLSGINAGGNMGADIHVSGTVAAVREAALLRVPGIAISHYIQNRRPVDWALASRLTAQVLETLMAEALPPGCFWNVNLPHLQPGDPDPELVFCTTCTQPLPTEFKVEQGHFYYVGNYGQRRHDPDSDVAVCFGGNIAITKICLW, from the coding sequence ATGACCTTCATTCTCACCAACGATGACGGCATCGATGCCCCCGGCATTGCGGCTCTGCGGGAGGCGCTGACGGGCCATTCCACCTGGGTAGTGGCTCCCGATCGCCATCTGTCGGGCTGTAGCCACCAGATGAACCGGGGTGGGCCGATCGCCATTGCCCAGCGGGAGGAACAGGCCTTTGCCATTGGCGGTACCCCAGCCGACTGCGCCCGGGTCGGGGTCAGCCACCTGTGCCCCGATGCCACCTGGGTACTCTCTGGCATCAACGCCGGGGGCAACATGGGGGCCGATATTCATGTGTCGGGCACCGTTGCCGCTGTGCGAGAGGCGGCCCTGCTGCGGGTGCCGGGCATCGCCATCTCCCACTACATTCAGAACCGCCGCCCGGTAGACTGGGCGCTGGCCAGCCGCCTGACGGCCCAGGTGCTGGAGACCCTGATGGCCGAGGCGCTACCTCCCGGCTGTTTTTGGAATGTGAATTTGCCCCACTTGCAGCCTGGCGACCCTGACCCGGAGCTGGTGTTTTGCACTACCTGTACCCAGCCGCTGCCCACTGAATTCAAGGTAGAGCAGGGTCACTTCTACTATGTGGGCAACTACGGTCAGCGCCGCCACGACCCCGATTCAGACGTAGCGGTCTGCTTTGGCGGCAACATCGCGATCACAAAAATCTGCCTCTGGTAA
- a CDS encoding Uma2 family endonuclease codes for MGLTVRELAKLQADYPDYRMELVDGEVSVMSPSGYEADEVSTELSRVLGNWVRPRQLGRVTGSSAGFVLPNSDTRAPDVSFVRAERLRRSPRSFAELAPDLMVEVKSPTDSIAKLRDKIQDFLALGTQVGILINPESRQVEVYRLEQECVALGDGDTLTIPDLLPGWEVAIADLWPLVFE; via the coding sequence ATGGGATTGACGGTCCGCGAATTGGCCAAGCTACAGGCCGACTATCCCGACTACCGCATGGAGTTGGTGGATGGCGAGGTCAGCGTTATGAGTCCATCCGGCTATGAGGCCGACGAAGTTTCTACTGAACTATCCAGGGTTTTGGGCAACTGGGTGCGGCCCCGCCAGCTGGGTCGGGTCACCGGCTCCAGTGCGGGGTTTGTGCTGCCCAATTCTGACACCCGTGCCCCGGATGTCTCTTTTGTCAGGGCCGAGCGGCTGCGCCGGAGCCCGCGATCCTTTGCCGAACTGGCCCCAGACCTGATGGTGGAGGTTAAATCGCCAACCGATAGCATCGCTAAACTGCGCGACAAAATTCAGGATTTTCTGGCCCTGGGCACCCAGGTCGGCATTTTGATCAATCCCGAGAGCCGCCAGGTGGAGGTTTACCGGCTGGAGCAGGAGTGTGTCGCCCTCGGCGACGGCGACACACTTACCATTCCTGATCTGCTGCCGGGCTGGGAAGTTGCGATCGCTGACCTGTGGCCGCTGGTGTTTGAGTAA
- the hemB gene encoding porphobilinogen synthase: protein MFPTHRPRRLRQHPQLRRMVQETLVTQADLIYPLFAVPGEGFAKEVSSMPGVYQLSVDKIVEEAKEVHDLGIPAIILFGIPADKDTDATGAWHDCGIVQQATTAVKEAVPDLVVIVDTCLCEYTSHGHCGYLEVGDLSGRVLNDPTLELLKKTAVAQAKAGADIIAPSGMMDGFVQAIRAGLDEHGFEDTPILSYAAKYASAYYGPFRDAAESAPQFGDRRTYQMDPANGTEALKEIELDIAEGADMLMVKPALAYMDIIWRVKQATNLPVAAYNVSGEYSMVKAAALNGWVDEQKVVMETMTSFKRSGADLILTYHAKDVARWIG, encoded by the coding sequence ATGTTTCCTACCCATCGCCCTCGCCGTCTGCGCCAGCACCCGCAACTTCGCCGCATGGTGCAAGAAACCCTGGTCACCCAGGCCGATCTGATCTACCCGCTGTTCGCGGTGCCGGGCGAAGGCTTCGCTAAGGAAGTCTCGTCAATGCCGGGGGTCTACCAGCTCTCGGTGGACAAAATTGTGGAGGAAGCTAAGGAGGTTCACGACCTGGGTATTCCCGCCATTATTTTGTTTGGCATTCCCGCCGACAAGGACACCGACGCCACCGGAGCCTGGCACGACTGCGGCATTGTGCAGCAGGCTACCACGGCGGTCAAAGAGGCGGTGCCCGACCTGGTGGTAATTGTCGATACCTGCCTGTGTGAGTACACCTCCCACGGCCACTGCGGTTACCTGGAGGTAGGCGACCTCAGCGGGCGCGTGCTCAACGACCCCACCCTCGAGCTGCTGAAGAAAACCGCCGTGGCCCAGGCTAAGGCCGGGGCCGACATCATTGCCCCCTCGGGCATGATGGATGGTTTTGTGCAGGCGATTCGGGCCGGGTTAGACGAGCACGGCTTTGAGGACACGCCGATTCTCTCCTACGCGGCCAAGTACGCCTCGGCCTACTACGGCCCGTTCCGCGATGCAGCAGAGAGTGCGCCCCAGTTCGGCGATCGCCGCACCTACCAGATGGACCCGGCCAACGGCACCGAAGCGCTCAAAGAAATTGAGCTGGATATTGCCGAGGGGGCCGACATGCTGATGGTGAAGCCCGCCCTGGCCTACATGGACATCATCTGGCGGGTGAAGCAGGCCACCAACCTGCCGGTGGCCGCCTACAACGTGTCGGGCGAATACTCCATGGTCAAGGCCGCCGCCCTCAACGGCTGGGTCGATGAGCAAAAGGTGGTGATGGAAACCATGACCAGCTTCAAGCGCTCTGGGGCCGACCTGATTTTGACTTACCACGCCAAAGATGTCGCCCGCTGGATTGGGTAG
- the fba gene encoding class II fructose-bisphosphate aldolase (catalyzes the reversible aldol condensation of dihydroxyacetonephosphate and glyceraldehyde 3-phosphate in the Calvin cycle, glycolysis, and/or gluconeogenesis), producing MALVSLRLLLDHAAENGYGIPAYNVNNLEQILAIMKAADETDSPVILQASRGARSYAGENFLRHLVLAAVETYPHIPVVMHQDHGNSPATCYSALRNGFTSVMMDGSLEADAKTPASFDYNVAVTREVVKVAHSIGCSVEGELGCLGSLETGAGEAEDGHGFEGTLSHDQLLTDPDEAVQFVEATQVDALAVAIGTSHGAYKFTRKPTGEILAISRIEEINRRLPNTHLVMHGSSSVPQKWLDMINQYGGQIPETYGVPIEEIQKGIKSGVRKVNIDTDNRLAITAAIREAAAKDPSNFDPRHFMKPSMKYMTEVCAERYDAFGTAGNASKIKQQPIEVYAVKYAKGELDAKTAKAAAV from the coding sequence ATGGCGCTTGTCTCACTGAGGCTACTGCTGGACCACGCCGCTGAGAACGGCTATGGCATCCCGGCTTACAACGTAAACAACCTGGAGCAGATTCTAGCCATCATGAAGGCTGCGGATGAAACCGATAGCCCCGTGATTCTGCAAGCATCTCGCGGTGCTCGCTCCTACGCTGGCGAGAACTTCCTGCGTCACCTGGTGCTCGCTGCGGTTGAAACCTACCCCCACATTCCCGTGGTCATGCACCAGGACCACGGCAACTCCCCGGCCACCTGCTACTCCGCTCTGCGTAATGGCTTTACCAGCGTCATGATGGACGGCTCCCTGGAAGCTGACGCCAAGACCCCCGCTAGCTTTGACTACAACGTCGCTGTCACCAGGGAAGTGGTGAAAGTAGCTCACTCCATTGGCTGTAGCGTTGAGGGTGAACTGGGCTGCCTCGGTTCCCTCGAAACCGGCGCTGGCGAAGCGGAAGATGGCCACGGTTTTGAGGGCACCCTCAGCCACGACCAGCTGCTGACCGACCCCGACGAAGCAGTGCAGTTTGTTGAAGCGACTCAGGTTGACGCTCTGGCCGTTGCCATTGGCACCAGCCACGGCGCGTACAAGTTTACCCGCAAACCCACGGGCGAAATTCTGGCCATCAGCCGGATTGAAGAAATCAACCGCCGCCTGCCCAACACCCACCTGGTCATGCACGGCTCCTCTTCGGTGCCCCAGAAGTGGCTCGACATGATCAACCAGTACGGTGGTCAAATTCCTGAGACCTACGGTGTGCCCATCGAAGAAATTCAGAAGGGCATCAAGAGCGGTGTGCGCAAGGTCAACATCGACACCGATAACCGTCTGGCTATCACCGCCGCCATTCGTGAAGCCGCCGCAAAGGATCCCTCCAACTTCGATCCTCGCCACTTCATGAAGCCCTCGATGAAGTACATGACCGAGGTCTGTGCTGAGCGCTACGACGCCTTCGGCACCGCCGGCAACGCCAGCAAGATCAAGCAACAGCCCATCGAGGTCTACGCCGTTAAGTACGCCAAGGGCGAACTCGACGCCAAGACCGCCAAGGCTGCTGCGGTTTAA
- the pstA gene encoding phosphate ABC transporter permease PstA translates to MATSPSEFVTPPPVVLESQEFAGNLPRRYATDRLFQIAAWVATAIAIAVLGWLLYDVLNQGWGRLDWQFFTSFPSRKPENAGIVGALAGTFWVMIIVALVAFPVGVGAGLYLEEFSDDTWFTRLIEINISNLAGVPSIIYGLLGLAAFVRLLEPITGGRSVLAGALTLALLVLPIIIVATREALRAVPEGMRLAGLAMGGSRWQVVWDHVLPAALPGILTGVILALSRAIGETAPLIAIGALTFVPFTPGCTEGFPFFNPFDLARCPMNVVQSPFTVLPIQIFNWVSRPQKAFHENAAAAIIVLMTVLILMNSVAIVLRSRLRQRRS, encoded by the coding sequence ATGGCCACCTCACCGTCTGAGTTTGTCACCCCGCCCCCGGTGGTGTTGGAATCGCAGGAATTTGCGGGCAACTTGCCCCGACGCTACGCTACCGATCGCCTGTTTCAGATTGCCGCCTGGGTGGCAACGGCGATCGCCATTGCTGTGCTGGGCTGGCTGTTGTACGACGTACTCAACCAGGGCTGGGGCCGCCTTGACTGGCAGTTCTTCACCAGCTTTCCCTCTCGAAAGCCCGAAAATGCAGGCATTGTGGGAGCGCTGGCGGGCACCTTTTGGGTCATGATTATTGTTGCCTTGGTGGCTTTTCCGGTGGGGGTGGGGGCAGGGCTGTATCTGGAAGAATTTTCTGACGACACTTGGTTTACCCGCCTGATCGAAATCAACATCAGCAACCTGGCCGGGGTGCCATCCATTATTTACGGACTGCTGGGGCTAGCGGCTTTTGTGCGGCTGCTGGAGCCAATTACCGGCGGGCGCTCCGTGCTAGCGGGGGCGCTTACCCTAGCGCTGCTGGTGCTGCCAATTATTATTGTCGCCACCCGCGAGGCGCTGCGGGCTGTACCCGAGGGGATGCGCCTGGCGGGGCTGGCTATGGGCGGTAGCCGCTGGCAGGTGGTATGGGACCACGTGCTGCCCGCCGCCCTGCCCGGCATTCTCACCGGAGTGATTTTGGCCCTGTCGCGGGCGATCGGCGAGACGGCACCGCTGATCGCGATCGGGGCACTCACCTTTGTGCCCTTTACCCCTGGCTGCACCGAAGGGTTTCCGTTCTTCAACCCTTTCGACCTGGCCCGCTGCCCAATGAATGTAGTGCAAAGTCCGTTTACGGTGCTGCCAATTCAGATCTTCAACTGGGTTAGCCGCCCTCAGAAAGCATTCCACGAGAACGCTGCCGCCGCCATTATTGTGCTGATGACAGTGCTGATACTAATGAACAGCGTCGCGATCGTCCTACGCAGCCGGTTACGACAGCGGCGATCGTAG
- the pstC gene encoding phosphate ABC transporter permease subunit PstC, protein MSAESLSPVDGSPPRKDDLWRPNRDRSRRVEAIVRAVCFVFAAISIVTTAGIVMTLIFETVAFFADPFFRQDLWVEQLPNLLPNVSETELQSLGDQIQAADPKVVFDQAEALGVPPPSQAAGAFHALRRFFTDNRWTPLFNDGGFGIFVLVSATLLTSTIAMTVAIPLGLLIAIFLSEYAAPRVRQVLKPILELLAGVPSVVFGYFALLAVTPFLQGLIPTLQGFNALSAGMVLGVSILPLVASLSEDAISAVPEELRQGAFAMGATKRETIQAVILPAALSGIVASVILATSRAVGETMIVSLAAGQSPQFIDGNFNFINPFVPVMTMTAFIVQVSLGDTPHGTLPYKTIFAVGMMLFLMTLALNIVSYWFVRRFREKYD, encoded by the coding sequence ATGTCAGCCGAGTCTTTATCTCCGGTCGATGGGTCTCCGCCTCGAAAAGATGACCTGTGGCGACCCAACCGCGATCGCAGCCGTCGGGTCGAAGCAATTGTCCGCGCTGTTTGTTTTGTCTTTGCCGCCATCTCCATCGTCACCACGGCGGGCATTGTGATGACGCTGATTTTTGAAACCGTGGCTTTTTTTGCAGACCCGTTCTTTCGCCAAGACCTTTGGGTCGAGCAACTGCCCAACCTGCTGCCCAATGTCTCCGAGACTGAATTACAAAGCCTGGGCGATCAAATTCAGGCGGCAGATCCGAAGGTGGTGTTTGACCAGGCTGAGGCCTTGGGAGTCCCGCCCCCTAGCCAGGCGGCGGGAGCGTTCCACGCCCTACGGCGGTTCTTCACTGACAACCGCTGGACGCCGCTGTTCAATGACGGCGGCTTTGGTATTTTTGTGCTGGTCAGCGCCACTCTGCTGACCAGCACCATTGCCATGACGGTGGCTATTCCCCTGGGGCTGCTGATCGCAATTTTCTTAAGTGAATACGCCGCCCCGCGGGTGCGCCAGGTGCTCAAGCCCATATTAGAACTACTGGCGGGGGTGCCCTCGGTGGTGTTTGGCTACTTTGCTCTGCTGGCGGTGACGCCCTTTTTGCAGGGGTTAATCCCAACTTTGCAGGGGTTTAACGCCCTCAGCGCGGGCATGGTGCTGGGGGTGAGCATCCTGCCCCTGGTGGCGTCGCTGAGCGAAGATGCTATCAGCGCCGTGCCCGAAGAGCTGCGCCAGGGCGCGTTTGCCATGGGAGCGACTAAGCGCGAGACCATTCAAGCCGTGATCCTACCAGCGGCGCTCTCAGGCATTGTGGCATCGGTTATTTTAGCGACCTCGCGGGCGGTGGGCGAAACCATGATCGTCAGCTTAGCGGCGGGGCAGAGTCCTCAGTTCATCGACGGCAATTTCAATTTCATCAACCCCTTTGTGCCGGTGATGACCATGACCGCCTTCATTGTGCAGGTCAGCCTGGGCGACACGCCCCACGGCACCCTGCCCTACAAAACTATTTTTGCCGTGGGCATGATGCTTTTTCTCATGACTCTAGCCTTGAACATTGTCAGCTACTGGTTTGTGCGTCGCTTTCGGGAGAAGTATGATTAA
- a CDS encoding PstS family phosphate ABC transporter substrate-binding protein, translating into MLSRQKFNRYALAGVVTAAIAAGVAAPSAFSQSGSSITVDGSSTVFPISEVMAEEFMAASRGTQVTVGVSGTGGGFRKFCNDELDITGASRTIRESEVEACRAAGIEYMEVPIAFDALTVVINPNNTWATSLTVEQLKQIWEPAAEGRITRWNQIDPSWPNAPLNLFGPGTDSGTFDYFTTYIVGEAASSRADFTASEDDNILVLGVARDVNALGYFGYAYYEENRDTLRSVAVNGVRPSEATLLDGTYTPLSRTIYFYVKKSSFENNPQVRAFVEFMLDNAEELVPETGYVALPSERYTAIRAGL; encoded by the coding sequence ATGTTGAGCCGACAAAAATTTAATCGCTATGCGCTAGCCGGGGTAGTTACTGCCGCCATCGCCGCTGGAGTAGCGGCACCCAGCGCCTTTTCCCAGAGTGGCAGCTCCATAACGGTTGATGGTTCCAGCACCGTTTTTCCCATCTCTGAAGTGATGGCCGAAGAATTTATGGCCGCAAGCCGTGGCACCCAGGTCACCGTAGGGGTGTCAGGTACCGGCGGTGGCTTCCGCAAGTTTTGCAATGACGAGCTAGACATCACCGGAGCCTCTCGTACGATCCGCGAATCCGAGGTCGAAGCTTGTAGAGCTGCTGGCATCGAGTACATGGAAGTGCCCATCGCCTTCGACGCTCTGACTGTGGTGATCAACCCCAACAATACCTGGGCCACTAGCCTCACCGTTGAGCAGCTGAAGCAAATTTGGGAACCCGCTGCCGAAGGCCGCATCACTCGCTGGAACCAGATTGACCCCAGCTGGCCCAACGCGCCTTTGAACCTGTTTGGCCCCGGCACTGACTCCGGCACCTTCGACTATTTCACCACCTACATTGTTGGTGAAGCCGCCTCTAGCCGGGCCGACTTCACCGCCAGCGAAGACGACAACATCCTGGTGCTCGGCGTAGCCCGCGATGTCAACGCCCTCGGCTACTTTGGCTACGCTTACTACGAAGAAAACCGCGACACCCTCCGCTCTGTGGCGGTCAACGGTGTGCGGCCTAGCGAAGCAACCCTGCTAGATGGCACCTACACTCCCCTGTCTCGAACCATCTACTTCTACGTGAAGAAGAGCAGCTTTGAGAACAACCCCCAGGTTCGTGCCTTCGTCGAGTTCATGCTTGACAACGCCGAAGAACTGGTGCCTGAGACTGGCTATGTGGCCCTGCCCTCCGAGCGCTACACCGCCATTCGCGCTGGCCTCTAG
- a CDS encoding energy transducer TonB produces MTSPPRNRFTASKPSRPLRQLLAPMLLASLALHGLVLMLPSGSSSDVVIPPPDPEQDSVAITRVPPAGTPDTEAAPPPLAPAVAPATVGTAATPVQPQPTRPSTPVRPAQASPAAARPRGGTTQSTPRANGAVPPSTSADSPPSATPATPPAPPSAPSASQPLFEGDLGERLRAYVAGLSLSPERIEQLRAAILQRVTYTAEATTTAAYEQNLSQWQQTIRTETGLSDLTPAPAPEDLAVTVVQRACLSEPPGPVQAGVLVSPSGTVRSQPVVLRSSGYGVVDDRALQAVASHQFPSASEARAFTVTIATELAGQSDCLRIENVAQEAGATGT; encoded by the coding sequence ATGACCTCTCCTCCCCGCAATCGCTTTACTGCCTCCAAGCCGTCCCGGCCCCTACGGCAGCTGCTGGCTCCCATGCTGCTGGCCTCGCTGGCCCTCCACGGCCTGGTGCTGATGCTGCCCTCGGGTTCGTCGTCCGACGTCGTGATTCCGCCGCCCGACCCCGAGCAGGATAGCGTGGCCATCACCCGCGTACCTCCGGCAGGCACCCCTGACACCGAGGCCGCTCCGCCCCCTTTAGCCCCAGCCGTAGCGCCAGCCACGGTAGGTACAGCCGCCACGCCAGTACAGCCCCAGCCCACCAGGCCAAGTACGCCGGTAAGACCAGCCCAGGCCTCCCCTGCCGCCGCTCGGCCCCGCGGGGGTACTACGCAGTCTACGCCTCGCGCTAATGGTGCGGTTCCGCCCAGTACTTCGGCGGACAGCCCGCCCTCTGCCACTCCTGCCACCCCCCCGGCTCCCCCATCTGCCCCATCCGCCAGCCAGCCACTGTTTGAAGGTGATTTGGGGGAGCGCCTGCGAGCCTATGTTGCCGGACTTAGCCTATCCCCCGAGCGAATCGAGCAGCTGAGGGCCGCTATTCTCCAGCGGGTCACCTACACCGCTGAGGCCACCACCACCGCTGCCTACGAGCAAAACCTGAGCCAGTGGCAACAGACCATCCGCACCGAAACCGGGCTGAGCGACCTCACCCCCGCCCCCGCCCCCGAGGACTTGGCGGTGACCGTTGTTCAACGCGCCTGCCTCTCAGAACCCCCTGGCCCTGTGCAAGCCGGGGTACTGGTTAGCCCCAGTGGCACCGTCCGCAGCCAGCCCGTGGTGCTGCGCAGCTCAGGCTACGGCGTGGTGGACGATCGCGCGCTACAGGCCGTTGCCAGCCATCAATTTCCCAGCGCCAGCGAGGCCAGAGCCTTCACCGTCACTATCGCCACCGAACTCGCCGGGCAGAGCGACTGCCTCAGGATCGAAAACGTGGCGCAGGAGGCTGGTGCCACCGGCACTTAG